The Athalia rosae chromosome 7, iyAthRosa1.1, whole genome shotgun sequence genome window below encodes:
- the LOC105684303 gene encoding arginine-glutamic acid dipeptide repeats protein isoform X4 — MSAGTQGEIRVGPSHQELVSCQARLPEYRPGIPPGELHPDPEFSKEREELRWVPAMALDGDLLMYLRAARSMAAFAGMCDGGSPDDGCVAASRDDTTINALDILHDSGYDPGRALQALVKCPVPKGIDKKWSEEETKRFVKGLRQFGKNFFRIRKDLLPHKDTPELVEFYYLWKKTPGANNNRPHRRRRQGSLRRIRNTRNSRAGTPKEEVPTPTKDTSPAASNPKEPASEPETAPAGTPASNNPGGEVSSVTEDDNSEEDSDSRDTNTNGTAQSCQHCFSTSSKDYQIAGKDRLLLCAECRAHLKKTGELPPAPPYLFRPVPAESPDSPGRMRTRNKAKETPRPARPRRAGGTDTPDQEKQQQQQQQTPDKSKKKSSSKPETPRKGQKRTQAEDPEEDKDSQKRKRGERPESPSESLTTDSNSLMDEPERETEGETSENHSVPVAVQVDEPPSPVVTTPEEPLEPTPVSTPVPAAIQSLPISVPVIHSVDKKPTIEELAEAKEQMEEMPMMMNQPLKLEVLPMERAMSPPVEDNKELIQPINASTQQSMGGVDIGQSIRNLSQPNIVNSQNCTQNLQTLQVAPQTPQVMPLNMQHPPQNIPVSQNMPQNLSQNLSQNLSQNLSQNMSQSLSQNLPQNMSQNLLQNLSQNLHQPSNLPSNMGNPQNIGLPPSMIGPPSMGNPHNMQQNMSGSSLNLSLPQNLSTNISQMPQLSSSPQPLGLPVLPPEIRMPERIPEDRLPPKRHRDNRILDRMSERLQEQPDGNGELDRPEPQNLFQPIPPPQNMMPIEKPPPIAPYSLAPTPPMEPQNLKIKQEIIPPEPDPLQSLKEVKVPGFQTGFPGPSLDNIKKDPDSASKPPTPSKHPMVQNNQQVAQIQSVAASPTPSLPPPPTSIPQPVMHPSQQPSPHMAHPFHAHHPLIHHSLFAAMHPYHHGGMAYPGYPPVGPYPPFPAYPYGPVPHAIPPPSPQRSQESTTMMTAHHSSTSSSVTRDEGDNLIATHHHSSSMHQATTLHHDKLMTISSHSSHSHSHSQSSHSSHNAQRKPALVSACLTSSSSVHHHHRPPQPQPPMPPEPKPEPELVEPEPEEPPSPRGPSPEPRMEDSECHRSQSAIFLRHWNRGENNSCTRTDLTFKPVPDSKLARKREERSRKQAEREREERDRAAAQQVRKMSTPEKQPEPCKPPSRGPLEPVVSPYDRYAARPGSYADTPALRQLSEYARPHAAFSPARHPGPPDPMLHYMYGPVARERLELEHLEREKREREIRELRERELNDRLKEELLKGGPRSMPGSVDPHWLEIHRRYAVAGLAPGPSGPPQGLHQFGLYGAPPGPSQLERERLERLAAGANYPRPGLMSRDPSMGLHPAELLGRPYADMAVHHEQLQRHLMMERERFPPHPSLVAHHEEYLRQQRERELKVRALEEAARGSRP; from the exons ATGTCTGCTGGTACCCAAGGCGAGATTCGGGTCGGTCCATCCCACCAG GAGTTGGTTTCTTGCCAGGCCCGGTTGCCTGAGTACCGGCCGGGCATCCCTCCTGGAGAGCTTCATCCGGATCCAGAGTTCTCCAAAGAACGAGAGGAACTACGATGGGTTCCGGCCATGGCTTTGGACGGAGACCTATTGATGTACTTAAGAGCTGCCCGATCTATGGCTGCCTTTGCAGGAATGTGTGATGGTGGATCTCCCGACGACGGTTGTGTAGCTGCTTCCCGCGACGATACTACCATTAACGCTTTGGATATTTTACACGACTCGGGCTACGATCCCGGCAGAGCCCTCCAAGCACTAGTCAAATGTCCCGTACCGAAAGGAATTGACAAAAAGTGGTCAGAGGAGGAAACT AAACGTTTTGTAAAGGGTCTTCgacaatttggaaaaaatttctttcgcatCAGGAAGGATTTACTACCCCACAAAGACACG CCTGAACTAGTCGAGTTCTACTACCTGTGGAAGAAGACGCCTGGCGCAAACAATAACAGACCTCACAGAAGAAGGAGACAGGGTTCTTTGCGCAGGATTCGCAACACTCGCAATTCCCGTGCAGGTACACCTAAGGAAGAAGTTCCTACTCCTACAAAAGATACTTCACCCGCTGCTTCGAATCCCAAAGAACCTGCGTCTGAGCCGGAAACGGCACCTGCTGGGACACCAGCGAGCAATAATCCCGGGGGCGAAGTCAGCTCCGTGACGGAAGATGATAATTCGGAGGAGGACAGCGATTCTAGAGATACGAATACAAACGGGACAGCTCAATCCTGTCAACATTGTTTCTCAACCAGTTCAAAAGACTACCAAATCGCGGGAAAAGATCGACTACTTCTTTGTGCCGAATGTCGAGCGCATTTAAAAAAGACTGGAGAACTTCCGCCCGCACCTCCCTACCTATTTCGCCCTGTCCCTGCCGAATCGCCTGACAGTCCAGGCAGGATGAGAACTCGAAATAAAGCTAAAGAAACGCCCAGACCAGCCAGACCCAGGAGAGCAGGTGGAACCGATACGCCTGACCAGGaaaagcaacagcagcagcagcagcaaacgCCTGATAAATCtaagaaaaaatcgtcaagTAAACCAGAAACGCCGAGAAAAGGACAAAAGCGTACGCAGGCTGAGGATCCTGAAGAAGATAAGGATTCGCAAAAGCGCAAACGAGGAGAAAGGCCCGAAAGCCCATCTGAATCTCTTACAACTGACAGTAATTCTTTGATGGATGAACCTGAAAGAGAAACGGAGGGTGAAACGAGCGAGAATCACTCTGTTCCGGTTGCTGTTCAAGTTGACGAACCTCCGAGTCCTGTCGTAACGACACCAGAGGAGCCGCTTGAACCAACACCAGTTTCTACACCTGTTCCTGCGGCTATTCAAAGCCTACCAATTTCAGTACCAGTTATTCATTCTGTCGACAAAAAGCCGACGATAGAAGAATTAGCGGAGGCCAAAGAGCAAATGGAGGAAATGCCAATGATGATGAACCAGCCTTTGAAATTGGAAGTTCTTCCAATGGAGAGAGCCATGTCACCTCCGGTAGAAGATAATAAAGAGTTAATTCAGCCGATAAATGCAAGCACCCAGCAATCGATGGGTGGTGTCGATATTGGCCAGAGTATACGAAATCTATCACAGCCTAATATAGTAAACTCACAGAATTGCACGCAGAATTTACAAACGTTGCAGGTCGCACCTCAAACCCCGCAAGTTATGCCACTCAACATGCAACATCCACCCCAAAATATACCGGTGAGCCAAAATATGCCGCAAAATTTGTCCCAGAATCTGTCTCAGAATTTGTCGCAGAACTTATCGCAGAATATGTCCCAGAGCTTGTCGCAGAACTTGCCTCAAAATATGTCGCAGAATTTGTTGCAAAATTTGTCTCAGAATTTACACCAACCTTCAAACTTACCATCAAATATGGGAAACCCGCAGAATATTGGTTTACCACCAAGCATGATTGGTCCTCCAAGCATGGGCAACCCACACAACATGCAGCAGAATATGTCCGGATCTTCATTGAATCTGAGTTTACCTCAAAATCTGTCCACTAATATATCGCAGATGCCACAGCTGTCAAGTTCTCCGCAACCATTGGGACTGCCAGTTTTACCCCCTGAAATTAGAATGCCAGAAAGAATACCGGAGGATAGACTGCCTCCTAAACGTCATAGGGATAATAGAATACTCGATAGGATGTCTGAGAGGCTCCAGGAACAGCCGGATGGAAATGGTGAACTGGATAGGCCGGAACCTCAGAATTTATTCCAGCCAATTCCACCGCCTCAGAATATGATGCCTATCGAAAAACCTCCTCCTATCGCACCTTACTCGTTAGCACCAACGCCTCCGATGGAACCTCAAAATCTCAAGATCAAACAGGAGATTATTCCTCCTGAACCAGACCCTCTACAGAGCTTAAAAGAAGTAAAAGTCCCTGGATTTCAAACAGGATTTCCCGGTCCAAGTTTGGACAATATTAAAAAGGATCCTGACAGTGCTAGCAAGCCTCCAACTCCCAGCAAACATCCTATGGTACAAAATAATCAGCAAGTCGCCCAGATACAGTCGGTAGCAGCATCACCTACCCCAAGTTTGCCACCGCCACCAACTTCCATTCCACAACCGGTCATGCATCCGTCTCAGCAGCCGAGTCCCCACATGGCGCATCCCTTCCATGCTCATCATCCGCTGATACACCATTCGTTATTCGCTGCTATGCACCCTTATCATCACGGCGGAATGGCTTATCCCGGTTATCCACCTGTTGGTCCATATCCCCCGTTTCCTGCCTATCCATATGGTCCGGTCCCTCATGCAATCCCTCCTCCGTCTCCTCAGCGAAGTCAAGAGAGTACCACTATGATGACTGCTCATCATTCAAGCACAAGCTCAAGCGTAACGAGAGACGAGGGTGACAATTTGATTGCAACGCACCACCATTCCTCTAGCATGCATCAGGCGACAACCTTACATCATGACAAGTTGATGACAATTTCTTCACACAGTTCACATAGCCATTCTCACAGCCAGTCTTCGCATAGTTCTCACAACGCTCAACGTAAACCTGCCCTAGTCTCAGCTTGTTTAACTTCTTCAAGTTCGgtgcatcatcatcatcgcccACCCCAACCACAACCGCCTATGCCGCCAGAGCCAAAACCTGAACCAGAATTGGTTGAACCAGAGCCGGAGGAACCTCCGAGTCCTCGTGGGCCCTCGCCTGAACCACGAATGGAAGATTCCGAGTGTCATCGATCCCAATCTGCCATTTTCCTACGGCATTGGAATCGTGGAGAAAACAATTCGTGCACAAGGACAGATCTAACGTTTAAACCAGTTCCTGATTCTAAACTAgccagaaaaagagaagagagatcAAGAAAACAGGCGgaaagagaacgagaagaaagagaCAGGGCTGCTGCTCAGCAGGTTAGAAAAATGTCAACTCCAGAAAAACAACCCGAACCTTGTAAGCCACCTAGTCGCGGGCCTCTAGAACCTGTTGTGTCTCCATACGATCGTTACGCAGCTAGACCTGGTTCCTATGCAGACACACCAGCTCTCCGGCAGTTATCAGAATATGCCAGACCACACGCAGCCTTTTCACCCGCGAGGCACCCTGGCCCACCAGATCCTATGctacattatatgtatggCCCGGTCGCCAGGGAACGACTGGAGCTTGAACATttagaacgagaaaaaagagagcgtGAAATTAGAGAGCTGAGAGAACGTGAATTGAATGATAGATTAAAGGAAGAACTGCTCAAGGGGGGTCCGAGATCAATGCCAGGCAGTGTCGATCCCCATTGGTTGGAAATTCATCGACGCTATGCAGTTGCTGGTCTTGCACCAGGTCCTTCCGGTCCTCCTCAGGGATTGCACCAGTTTGGTCTCTACGGCGCGCCTCCTGGTCCTAGCCAACTGGAGAGAGAACGTCTAGAACGATTAG CTGCCGGAGCAAATTATCCCAGGCCAGGTCTGATGTCTCGAGATCCTTCGATGGGTTTACATCCAGCTGAACTCCTTGGTCGACCATACGCTGACATGGCAGTTCACCACGAACAGTTACAGCGTCACTTGATGATGGAACGAGAACGTTTCCCTCCTCATCCTTCTCTCGTTGCCCATCATGAGGAGTACCTAAG ACAACAACGCGAACGTGAACTAAAGGTACGGGCCCTGGAAGAAGCTGCACGAGGATCACGACCTTGA
- the LOC105684303 gene encoding arginine-glutamic acid dipeptide repeats protein isoform X1, giving the protein MSAGTQGEIRVGPSHQELVSCQARLPEYRPGIPPGELHPDPEFSKEREELRWVPAMALDGDLLMYLRAARSMAAFAGMCDGGSPDDGCVAASRDDTTINALDILHDSGYDPGRALQALVKCPVPKGIDKKWSEEETKRFVKGLRQFGKNFFRIRKDLLPHKDTPELVEFYYLWKKTPGANNNRPHRRRRQGSLRRIRNTRNSRAGTPKEEVPTPTKDTSPAASNPKEPASEPETAPAGTPASNNPGGEVSSVTEDDNSEEDSDSRDTNTNGTAQSCQHCFSTSSKDYQIAGKDRLLLCAECRAHLKKTGELPPAPPYLFRPVPAESPDSPGRMRTRNKAKETPRPARPRRAGGTDTPDQEKQQQQQQQTPDKSKKKSSSKPETPRKGQKRTQAEDPEEDKDSQKRKRGERPESPSESLTTDSNSLMDEPERETEGETSENHSVPVAVQVDEPPSPVVTTPEEPLEPTPVSTPVPAAIQSLPISVPVIHSVDKKPTIEELAEAKEQMEEMPMMMNQPLKLEVLPMERAMSPPVEDNKELIQPINASTQQSMGGVDIGQSIRNLSQPNIVNSQNCTQNLQTLQVAPQTPQVMPLNMQHPPQNIPVSQNMPQNLSQNLSQNLSQNLSQNMSQSLSQNLPQNMSQNLLQNLSQNLHQPSNLPSNMGNPQNIGLPPSMIGPPSMGNPHNMQQNMSGSSLNLSLPQNLSTNISQMPQLSSSPQPLGLPVLPPEIRMPERIPEDRLPPKRHRDNRILDRMSERLQEQPDGNGELDRPEPQNLFQPIPPPQNMMPIEKPPPIAPYSLAPTPPMEPQNLKIKQEIIPPEPDPLQSLKEVKVPGFQTGFPGPSLDNIKKDPDSASKPPTPSKHPMVQNNQQVAQIQSVAASPTPSLPPPPTSIPQPVMHPSQQPSPHMAHPFHAHHPLIHHSLFAAMHPYHHGGMAYPGYPPVGPYPPFPAYPYGPVPHAIPPPSPQRSQESTTMMTAHHSSTSSSVTRDEGDNLIATHHHSSSMHQATTLHHDKLMTISSHSSHSHSHSQSSHSSHNAQRKPALVSACLTSSSSVHHHHRPPQPQPPMPPEPKPEPELVEPEPEEPPSPRGPSPEPRMEDSECHRSQSAIFLRHWNRGENNSCTRTDLTFKPVPDSKLARKREERSRKQAEREREERDRAAAQQVRKMSTPEKQPEPCKPPSRGPLEPVVSPYDRYAARPGSYADTPALRQLSEYARPHAAFSPARHPGPPDPMLHYMYGPVARERLELEHLEREKREREIRELRERELNDRLKEELLKGGPRSMPGSVDPHWLEIHRRYAVAGLAPGPSGPPQGLHQFGLYGAPPGPSQLERERLERLGIPTVAGGGPAGAGGSHPSHHHGQLDERLALAADPMVRLQMAGISPEYHAHTHAHTHAHTHLHLHPGQQQAQQQAQQQQEAAAAAAGFPLPAAGANYPRPGLMSRDPSMGLHPAELLGRPYADMAVHHEQLQRHLMMERERFPPHPSLVAHHEEYLRQQRERELKVRALEEAARGSRP; this is encoded by the exons ATGTCTGCTGGTACCCAAGGCGAGATTCGGGTCGGTCCATCCCACCAG GAGTTGGTTTCTTGCCAGGCCCGGTTGCCTGAGTACCGGCCGGGCATCCCTCCTGGAGAGCTTCATCCGGATCCAGAGTTCTCCAAAGAACGAGAGGAACTACGATGGGTTCCGGCCATGGCTTTGGACGGAGACCTATTGATGTACTTAAGAGCTGCCCGATCTATGGCTGCCTTTGCAGGAATGTGTGATGGTGGATCTCCCGACGACGGTTGTGTAGCTGCTTCCCGCGACGATACTACCATTAACGCTTTGGATATTTTACACGACTCGGGCTACGATCCCGGCAGAGCCCTCCAAGCACTAGTCAAATGTCCCGTACCGAAAGGAATTGACAAAAAGTGGTCAGAGGAGGAAACT AAACGTTTTGTAAAGGGTCTTCgacaatttggaaaaaatttctttcgcatCAGGAAGGATTTACTACCCCACAAAGACACG CCTGAACTAGTCGAGTTCTACTACCTGTGGAAGAAGACGCCTGGCGCAAACAATAACAGACCTCACAGAAGAAGGAGACAGGGTTCTTTGCGCAGGATTCGCAACACTCGCAATTCCCGTGCAGGTACACCTAAGGAAGAAGTTCCTACTCCTACAAAAGATACTTCACCCGCTGCTTCGAATCCCAAAGAACCTGCGTCTGAGCCGGAAACGGCACCTGCTGGGACACCAGCGAGCAATAATCCCGGGGGCGAAGTCAGCTCCGTGACGGAAGATGATAATTCGGAGGAGGACAGCGATTCTAGAGATACGAATACAAACGGGACAGCTCAATCCTGTCAACATTGTTTCTCAACCAGTTCAAAAGACTACCAAATCGCGGGAAAAGATCGACTACTTCTTTGTGCCGAATGTCGAGCGCATTTAAAAAAGACTGGAGAACTTCCGCCCGCACCTCCCTACCTATTTCGCCCTGTCCCTGCCGAATCGCCTGACAGTCCAGGCAGGATGAGAACTCGAAATAAAGCTAAAGAAACGCCCAGACCAGCCAGACCCAGGAGAGCAGGTGGAACCGATACGCCTGACCAGGaaaagcaacagcagcagcagcagcaaacgCCTGATAAATCtaagaaaaaatcgtcaagTAAACCAGAAACGCCGAGAAAAGGACAAAAGCGTACGCAGGCTGAGGATCCTGAAGAAGATAAGGATTCGCAAAAGCGCAAACGAGGAGAAAGGCCCGAAAGCCCATCTGAATCTCTTACAACTGACAGTAATTCTTTGATGGATGAACCTGAAAGAGAAACGGAGGGTGAAACGAGCGAGAATCACTCTGTTCCGGTTGCTGTTCAAGTTGACGAACCTCCGAGTCCTGTCGTAACGACACCAGAGGAGCCGCTTGAACCAACACCAGTTTCTACACCTGTTCCTGCGGCTATTCAAAGCCTACCAATTTCAGTACCAGTTATTCATTCTGTCGACAAAAAGCCGACGATAGAAGAATTAGCGGAGGCCAAAGAGCAAATGGAGGAAATGCCAATGATGATGAACCAGCCTTTGAAATTGGAAGTTCTTCCAATGGAGAGAGCCATGTCACCTCCGGTAGAAGATAATAAAGAGTTAATTCAGCCGATAAATGCAAGCACCCAGCAATCGATGGGTGGTGTCGATATTGGCCAGAGTATACGAAATCTATCACAGCCTAATATAGTAAACTCACAGAATTGCACGCAGAATTTACAAACGTTGCAGGTCGCACCTCAAACCCCGCAAGTTATGCCACTCAACATGCAACATCCACCCCAAAATATACCGGTGAGCCAAAATATGCCGCAAAATTTGTCCCAGAATCTGTCTCAGAATTTGTCGCAGAACTTATCGCAGAATATGTCCCAGAGCTTGTCGCAGAACTTGCCTCAAAATATGTCGCAGAATTTGTTGCAAAATTTGTCTCAGAATTTACACCAACCTTCAAACTTACCATCAAATATGGGAAACCCGCAGAATATTGGTTTACCACCAAGCATGATTGGTCCTCCAAGCATGGGCAACCCACACAACATGCAGCAGAATATGTCCGGATCTTCATTGAATCTGAGTTTACCTCAAAATCTGTCCACTAATATATCGCAGATGCCACAGCTGTCAAGTTCTCCGCAACCATTGGGACTGCCAGTTTTACCCCCTGAAATTAGAATGCCAGAAAGAATACCGGAGGATAGACTGCCTCCTAAACGTCATAGGGATAATAGAATACTCGATAGGATGTCTGAGAGGCTCCAGGAACAGCCGGATGGAAATGGTGAACTGGATAGGCCGGAACCTCAGAATTTATTCCAGCCAATTCCACCGCCTCAGAATATGATGCCTATCGAAAAACCTCCTCCTATCGCACCTTACTCGTTAGCACCAACGCCTCCGATGGAACCTCAAAATCTCAAGATCAAACAGGAGATTATTCCTCCTGAACCAGACCCTCTACAGAGCTTAAAAGAAGTAAAAGTCCCTGGATTTCAAACAGGATTTCCCGGTCCAAGTTTGGACAATATTAAAAAGGATCCTGACAGTGCTAGCAAGCCTCCAACTCCCAGCAAACATCCTATGGTACAAAATAATCAGCAAGTCGCCCAGATACAGTCGGTAGCAGCATCACCTACCCCAAGTTTGCCACCGCCACCAACTTCCATTCCACAACCGGTCATGCATCCGTCTCAGCAGCCGAGTCCCCACATGGCGCATCCCTTCCATGCTCATCATCCGCTGATACACCATTCGTTATTCGCTGCTATGCACCCTTATCATCACGGCGGAATGGCTTATCCCGGTTATCCACCTGTTGGTCCATATCCCCCGTTTCCTGCCTATCCATATGGTCCGGTCCCTCATGCAATCCCTCCTCCGTCTCCTCAGCGAAGTCAAGAGAGTACCACTATGATGACTGCTCATCATTCAAGCACAAGCTCAAGCGTAACGAGAGACGAGGGTGACAATTTGATTGCAACGCACCACCATTCCTCTAGCATGCATCAGGCGACAACCTTACATCATGACAAGTTGATGACAATTTCTTCACACAGTTCACATAGCCATTCTCACAGCCAGTCTTCGCATAGTTCTCACAACGCTCAACGTAAACCTGCCCTAGTCTCAGCTTGTTTAACTTCTTCAAGTTCGgtgcatcatcatcatcgcccACCCCAACCACAACCGCCTATGCCGCCAGAGCCAAAACCTGAACCAGAATTGGTTGAACCAGAGCCGGAGGAACCTCCGAGTCCTCGTGGGCCCTCGCCTGAACCACGAATGGAAGATTCCGAGTGTCATCGATCCCAATCTGCCATTTTCCTACGGCATTGGAATCGTGGAGAAAACAATTCGTGCACAAGGACAGATCTAACGTTTAAACCAGTTCCTGATTCTAAACTAgccagaaaaagagaagagagatcAAGAAAACAGGCGgaaagagaacgagaagaaagagaCAGGGCTGCTGCTCAGCAGGTTAGAAAAATGTCAACTCCAGAAAAACAACCCGAACCTTGTAAGCCACCTAGTCGCGGGCCTCTAGAACCTGTTGTGTCTCCATACGATCGTTACGCAGCTAGACCTGGTTCCTATGCAGACACACCAGCTCTCCGGCAGTTATCAGAATATGCCAGACCACACGCAGCCTTTTCACCCGCGAGGCACCCTGGCCCACCAGATCCTATGctacattatatgtatggCCCGGTCGCCAGGGAACGACTGGAGCTTGAACATttagaacgagaaaaaagagagcgtGAAATTAGAGAGCTGAGAGAACGTGAATTGAATGATAGATTAAAGGAAGAACTGCTCAAGGGGGGTCCGAGATCAATGCCAGGCAGTGTCGATCCCCATTGGTTGGAAATTCATCGACGCTATGCAGTTGCTGGTCTTGCACCAGGTCCTTCCGGTCCTCCTCAGGGATTGCACCAGTTTGGTCTCTACGGCGCGCCTCCTGGTCCTAGCCAACTGGAGAGAGAACGTCTAGAACGATTAG GAATACCCACGGTAGCTGGTGGGGGGCCAGCAGGGGCAGGGGGCAGTCATCCTTCGCACCATCATGGCCAGTTGGACGAGCGGCTGGCTCTGGCTGCTGACCCGATGGTCCGGTTGCAGATGGCTGGCATCTCGCCCGAGTATCACGCTCACACTCACGCGCATACGCACGCGCACACTCACTTGCACCTACATCCGGGACAGCAGCAGGCCCAGCAACAGGCTCAGCAACAGCAGGAAGCAGCCGCTGCTGCGGCTGGATTCCCCCTGCCTG CTGCCGGAGCAAATTATCCCAGGCCAGGTCTGATGTCTCGAGATCCTTCGATGGGTTTACATCCAGCTGAACTCCTTGGTCGACCATACGCTGACATGGCAGTTCACCACGAACAGTTACAGCGTCACTTGATGATGGAACGAGAACGTTTCCCTCCTCATCCTTCTCTCGTTGCCCATCATGAGGAGTACCTAAG ACAACAACGCGAACGTGAACTAAAGGTACGGGCCCTGGAAGAAGCTGCACGAGGATCACGACCTTGA